The Leptospira montravelensis nucleotide sequence AACAAAACTATCGTTTCTTTGGATCGACCCACAATCCTTAAATTATGATTTGCAGTAAAAATCCCCAAGTCACCGGTGTTTAACCATCCATCCACCAACACTTTATTAGTGGCATCAGGGTTTTTGTAATAACCTGCCATTACCTGTTGTCCCTTCACATGAATTTCACCTTTTCTACCAAATACAAATTTCCCAACCTCTGTATCTAAAAAAACTTCTCCAGTATGTAGGTCCACAAGCCTTAAATTTGTTTTTGGGAAAATACGACCAACAGAACCAGGGATAATTTCTTCAAAAGTTCGCATAGCAAGGACAGGTGCTGTTTCTGTCATTCCATAACCTTCTAATACAGGAATTCCAATAGTGTTAAAAAATTCATCTACATGGTATGGAAGTGCTCCTCCACCAGAACAAGAACCGCGAAGTTCACCACCAGTTGCTTTTCTGATCTTAGACAATACTAAAAAATCAAAAAAGAAATGTGGTACACTTACTAAAAAGAATCGAAATAAGTGATAAACAAAACGAAGGATTTGTTTCCAAAATACAACTGGATGAATATCCAAAACATTTCCAGTAATCACTTGTCTCGAAATAAAAAATCTTTTTGCAAAGAACATTGCAATTTGAAACATTTTTTGTTTCGATCCAGTTGATTTGGCGAGTGTTCCTAAAATACCAGAATAGATGCTTTCCCAAAGTCTTGGTGCAGAAGCCATAAAGTGTGGTTTTACAATTCGTAAATCTTCTTTTAACGTACGAACACTGCTATAATAAGTACAAGCTCCGTAGTATAAACTAATGATTTCAAAAATTCTTTCAAAGATATGCCAAACTGGTAAAATTGATAATGTTCTATCTCCTTTTTGTAACCGAATTGGAAGATTTTTTAGTTGGAATAAAATATTTCCCTGTGTCAACATCACCCCTTTAGGTGTACCCGTAGTGCCCGAAGTATAAATCATCGTAAACAAATCCGATTCTTTGATCGTAGAATTTAAAAAAAAGGAATCAGATGGATCTGCTTTACGAAGTTCCTTACCTTTGGCAACTATCTCTTGTAAGGTTGATAATTTAATTTTCCTTGAACTTAATTCTTTATTCCCTTCTTTCGGAGGATAGAGAATTACAATTTCTTTTAAATATTCCAACTCTGATTCCAAACGAATCACTCGTTTGAATACCGTTTCATTCTCTACAAAAAGAATTTTTGATTCCGAATGATTCAAAATATATAATATATCTTGGTCTGTGACATCAGAGGCTCTCGGAACATCAACGGCTCCAAGTAGTGTCACTGCAATACTTGTCTGTATCCACTCGTATGCATTGTCTGCAAAGATAGCTACCTTTTCTCTTTCTGACAACCCTGACCGTAGACCAAATGCTAAATCTTTTGCATCATTGAGTAAATCGTCGTAAGTTTTATACTGATAAACGCCGGCCCCGACTCGGGTGGCAAAAGCTTTTTTGTTTCCGAATTTGGCCGGAAGGTTCAAATAAAAATCAATCATGGTTCGCATGGAATTTCCTCGTTACGAACCAATTCTAATTTAGATTTTTCCTAGTGTCGTCTTGGGGAATTCTTTGAGACTTCGAAATTATGTGGATTTATTTCAGTTTTGATTGTTTACGAAATTCAGAAGGAGTTGATCCAACCGTCTCCAAAAATACACGGTTGAAGGTTGATTTAGAATTAAACCCAACGGAATCTGCTATGGAAAGTATGGATCTTTCTTCTGATTCCAATAACAAACGTTTTGCCTCATCGATCCGATATTGATTGATGTACTGGTAAAATCCAAATCCATACCGTTTGTGAAAGTATTCTGAAAGTTGTCCTGGTTTGACATCTGCCATCTCTGCTAGTTTAGAAAGACTCAAGTCTTCATCACAAAACACTTTTTCACACATCAATTCATACAATCTTTGGTCAATGGTTTCTAACTGGACTGAAACTAATTTGGATTTCTCGTATTTGTTTCTTTGGATGTTATCTCGTACATCAGAAACAAATGGTGCCCAAAGTTCACGAGTAAAAAAATAGAAGTACATAAGAACTGGCAATAGATAGGCACTGAGTTTACGAAAAAAAGGAATTTGAAAAGTAAACCCAATACTGCCGAGCAATAAATCGATCCAAATCAGAAGGATAAAAATTAATGAATAAATGGCTTTCTTCGTAAAAAATACAGACAACCTAACGTTTGGAATCCATTCCTTGGCTAAAAATATTCCTACAGATAACAAAATAGAAATTTTAATTCCAAAATTTAATCCAACAATAACCGATCCATATTCCGTTTTGCCAAGTTGATCCAAAATTTCCAACTGTTGCGTATTGGAATCTAGATAAAATGGAATTAAAAAAATAACAGATAAAAAGGCAGGAACAAAATGAAAAATTTTGATATGGATTGTTTTTTCTAAAAACATATATTCCAAATACAAATAAAGTAATGTTGAAGAAAGAAATACAAAGGGAATATGAACTAAAGCAATGGAAGGAAGGTATTGAAAAAACCCAGTGAACATAAAAGCTCCAGTGAGTAACCAAAGCCCTGTTGAAAACAAAATAAAAGACCAAACAAATCCAGAGGCTTTTCTATTTTGAATTAAATTCGAAAGGGACCAGACCAAACAAAATACCGATCCGGAACCCATCCAAAGAAACTCTAATAATAAAGTGAGAGAAGTAACCTCCACAAACTTTATCCAAAAACTCTTACTTCTTCACCAACAGTATAACGAACCATTCCTTTCCCAAGAATATCGGTTAACATCTTCATAAGGTCAGGAGTAATATCAATGGAGAAATGGTCGTGAGCTCGAATAACTTTTTTTTCGTCACCATTTCCAACCAAATGAAAGAACACAGAAGAAGCACCTCTATGTACGGAGAGAACATCTTGTAATTTCAAAATGACATCTCTATTTTTTTCTTCCATCATGTTAATTGTTAAATGGAGAGTTTTCTCCATTTTCTTTTCGATGGTAACGGAATTTAATTCTTCGAGTTTATTAACAATTATCTGACCTTTTAACTCTGATTCGTCGGCATCCAGGCGCTCCAATATTCCACGAATGAATACCGTGTTGTCTTCTGTGAATAAATGTTTAAATTCGGCATAAGTTTTAGGGAAGGCAACACATTCGATTTCCCCTGTTTGATCCTCTAACATAAAGTTTACAAACTCTTCTTTTTTCTTGGTGAGTTTGACTACTTTTTTGGAAAGAACTCCCGCAATCTCAACTTTCGATTTGGGTCGAACCTCTTCTAAGTTTTCGATGGTAGTAGGTTTTAATGTTTTTAATTGTTCTGTAAATTTATCTAGTGGGTGGCCGGAAAGATAAAGTCCCGTAGTTTCTTTTTCTCGCTTTAGTAATTCATCGCCATTCCATTCAATTCCATCTTTGGGTAAGTTGAGATTTTCTTCTCCACCACCGTTTGCGCCACCAAACAAAGAAAACTGACCTTCTTTTTCTTCCGCCTGTTTTTTGTTAGCGTAACTTAAAATCATATCCGTTGATTCGAAAATGGTTTTTCTTGTATAACCAAAGGAATCAAAGGCTCCTCCTTGTGCGAGGGACTCTAAAACTTTTTTGTTAGCAAGCCTTGTGTCTAATTTTTTGGTGAAGTCACTTAGTTGCTTGTAACCGCCGTTAGCATTTCGATTGGTTATTATGTTTTCAGCAGCAAGTTCCCCTACACCTTTGATGGAAGAAAGACCAAACCTTACTGTTTTATCATCAGTAATTTCAAATGAAATTCCTGATTCTTTGACATCGGGTCCTAAAATGCGAATTCCCATTTCCTTTGCATTATTGATGTATTTAACAACATCGGTAATTTTAGAATGGTCTCCTGATAATAATGCAGTTAAGTATTCAATGGAATAATTAGCTTTTAAATAAGCGGTTTGATAAGTGACAAAGGCATAAGCAACAGAGTGTGATTTATTAAAACCATACTCACCGAATTTTTCTAACTGTTCAAAAAGTTCTATTGCAAGTTTTTCGTTAATCTTTTTTTCGATCGCACCTTTCACAAACTTCTCTTTCAAAGCAGGAAGTTTTGATTTGTCCTTTTTGGCCATCGCCTTACGAAGAACATCCGAGTCTCCCACTGAATATCCACCCATGATTCGTGATATACCCATCACCTGCTCTTGGTAAACAACTACTCCGTAGGTTTCACCCAAAACTTCTGCTAAACTTTCATGAGGGAAAACAACTTTCTTTTTGCCGTTTTTACGATCTAAATAATCATCCAACATCCCCGAACCCATTGGACCAGGTCGATATAACGCAAGCAAGGCGGCAATCTCTTCAAATTTCTGCACTTGTGCCTTAGCGAAAAGATCACGAATGCCTGACGACGAATCTAACTGGAATATACCTAGAACATTTGCTTTTCGTAACAAACTAAAGGTGGCAGGATCATCTAAAGGGATTTTATCTAAATCAAGTAAAACACCATGACGTTTTTGAATGAGTTTGGTGGCATGATGGATGGTAGTTAAGTTTTTTAAACCTAAGATATCCATCTTGATTAATCCCACTTGTTCCGACATATTTTTGTCGTATTGTGTGACTATGGAACGACCATCTCTACCAGGTTCACTCACCGTAGACAAAGGAACAATTTCTTCTAACGCCGTTGGAGCAATGACAACACCTGCAGCGTGCCTTCCCACCTGACGGTAGTTACCTTCCAACTTCTGTGCAATATAAAATACTTTTTTGTTTAAATCGGATTTTTCGGCAATGTCACGAAGGTCTTTGGATGTATCTACTGCTTCTTGAATGGTAATTCCCAATTTTTTGGGAAAGAGTTTACTCATTTCGTTCACTTCCGAAAACGGAACATTGAAGACACGTGCAACGTCTTTAATGGCAGCTTTTGCAGCTAACGATCCAAAGGTAATGATTTGTCCAACGCGGTCTTCGCCATACCTATGTTTGATGTAATTAATTACTTCTTCCCGTCTTTCTACGCAAAAATCCGTATCGATATCGGGCATATCCTTTCTGTCAGGATTAAGAAACCTTTCAAAAAGTAAGTTATAACGAATGGGATCCACATTTGTAATCCCAAGTGCATAAGCAATGATGGATCCAGCTGCGGAACCTCGTCCCGGACCGACAGGAATTCCTGCTTTTCTAGCAAAGTTTATATAATCCTGAACAATGAGAAAGTATCCAGCAAAATGCATATTTCGAATGGTTTGCATTTCATATTCGGTTCTTTCTCGCACAACAGGCGTTATCTCGTGATACTTTTCTTTGATACCTTCCCAAACCAATTTTTCCAAATAACTATCTGTATCAAAACCAGCAGGAACTTCAAAAGGAGGTAATAAAGGATTTCCAAATTGGAAATTGAGAGAACATTTATCTCGAATGGCTAAAGTATTATAAAAGGCATCGGTATGATCAGGGAAAAGGCCCATCATTTCTGCGGGAGATTTTACATAAAAATTTTCATTAAATCCAAAACGCATTTCATCATCGATATTCTTACGCATACCGATGCGAAGTAAGATGTCTTGCGCCTCTCTATCGTCTTTTGTTAAAAAGTGTGAGTCATTGGTTAGAACAAGTGGAATACCTGTTCGTTTAGAAAATCCCATCACAGCCTCAGCAACAATTCGTTGTTCAGGAATTCCGTGATCTTGGATTTCTAAATAAAAATCTTCTTTGCGAAAGATTTCATGTAATTTACCAGCTAACGCATACGCTTTATCTTCTTTTCCTTCTAAAATCTTTCGGTTCACTTCTCCCGCAAGACAAGCGGTCAAACAAACAAGTCCCTCGCTATGACGTTCTAACAAATCATAATCAATTCTAGGCTTGCGATAAAACCCTTCCGTAAAGGATCGGCTTGCAAGTTTGATAATATTTTGATAACCTATTTCGTTTTTACAAAGTAAAATAATGTGGTAAGCACCGCCGTCCGCAATTTCATCTAATTCTGTTTCGGCACTTCGCGAAGGTGTTACATAAAATTCGCACCCAATGATAGGTTTGACTTCATGTTTGACAGCTTCTTTGTAAAATTCTATGGCACCATACATGTTTCCGTGATCGGTAATGGCGACGGAACTCATACCTAATTCCTTCACACGTTTCATCAGGTCGCTGATCCGTATGGCTCCGTCGAGCATGGAATAGGTAGTATGCAAATGAAGGTGGGCGAAATCTTGCATGGCTTGGTGACATAGTAATGCCAATGGGTTCGTACGTAAAGCGCCCCAAGGGAAGGGTTTCGGATTTTTTTCGGCCCAAATAGCCAATTCCCAAACCTCCCTGTCCCTTCCAAGCCCAAAAACGATGGAAGCTGGTACTGGTTCGTTAAGGATGGTTTTGATTATGTCCCCATTTTCCCTACCTACCATTTCTCCCGTAACTGATGTTTTGCGAAATTCGATTCGTAGTAAAATAGACAATAAAACAAAACCCTTGGGTTCCTTGGGAGATTTGGAGGCCATCGCGACGCAATTGGCTGAAATTCAAAATACCCTTTCCCCTGAGTTAAAAAATCCCAAACTCATTTTATTTGCAGGAGATCATGGGATTACGGATGAACCTGTTTCTCTCTATCCAAAAGATGTCACTTGGCAAATGGTGTTGAATTTTTTATCAGGTGGGGCCTGTGCTAATGTTTTTGCAAAACATAGCCATATCGAGGTAGAAGTAGTCGATGCTGGAGTGGACCATGATTGGGAAGAAGTTAGCGCAAAACCTATCGAAAGAAAAATCAGAAAAGGCACATCCAACTTTTTAAAACAGTCTGCAATGTCATTGGATGAGGCAAAAGAAACCATATTAAGTGGAATCAACCTCCTCTCTGAAGATAGATACTCTTCAACGAATATATTTTTGTTCGGCGAAATGGGGATTGGTAATACATCGGCGGCATCTCTTATTCTCTCTCATCTAACAGGGATTCCACTGAAAAAACTGGTGGGACGAGGAACCGGACTTAACAATAGCGGGAAGGAAAACAAATTTAAAATTCTGAGCGAAGCCTACGAGAGAACTGGAAAATTAAATGATCCATTAGACGTTCTTTCCGAATTTGGTGGATTCGAAATTGGAATGATGGCAGGTGCAATGGTTGGAGCCGCCGCACAAAGAAAAATCTTTGTTGTAGATGGTTTTATTGCAACAGCGGCATACGCAATCGCATTTGCACTCAATCCTTCCGTAAAAAGTTACGCTATTTTTTCGCACCTATCAGAAGAAGAAGGCCATACTGTCATTTTAGAACATTGGAAAGTAAGACCACTCCTTCGACTCAACCTTCGACTAGGAGAAGGTAGTGGTGCCCTTGCCGCTTATCCTCTGATTGAACTAAGTGTTAAGTTTTTAAATGAAATGGCATCCTTTGCTGATGCTGGTGTAAGCAATTCAGATTCAAAATAATATTTTTATGCATTGGATGATAACAGAAATTCGCCTATTCTTCGTTTGTTTATCATTTCTATCTAGAATACCTTCTCCAAAATGGATAGGTTTTCAAGAAGAATGGTTACATAAATCGATTAAATATTCCCCCACTGTAGGAGTTTTATTGGGATTTTTACAATGGAGTATTTTTACAATTTTCCAAATGTTTTTGGGCACTGGGATTGCTTTTATCATTTCCCTTGGTTTTTTGCTGATTATAACTGGCGCCTTTCATGAAGATGGATTTTCTGATTTTTGTGATGGGATTGGTGGAGGTTGGAAAAGAGAAGATATCCTTAGAATTATGAAGGATAGTAGGGTTGGAAGTTTTGGTGCTGCCGGAATTTCCCTTTTATTGATACTTAAAATATTTGCTGGCTTCGATTCGCTGAAAACTACAGGATTTGTATGGCACCAGATTTCTCTTGAAAGAACAATCCAACAAACCCCTGTTTTGCTCTACTTTCTTTCCGCACATAGTTTTAGTCGTTTTATTTCTGTATTAACGATGAAACTACTTCCTTATGCAAAGGAGGAAGGATATGCAAAACCAATGGCAAAGGAAATCACCTGGCCCCAAACTCTATTTGCCAGTTTGGCAGGTCTCAGCCCATTTGTTTTTTTTGTTTACTTACATCCAAAATTTTCACTTAGTTTGGTATTCATTGTTCCCAGTTTTTATTATATGTATTCCCTGATGAAACGTTGGATCAGTGGATTTACTGGTGATTGTTTGGGAGCCGTCCAACAAGTAGTAGAAACTTGTCTTTGGATTTCAGGAGTGTTTGTATGGACCTCTATTTAATTCGCCATCCGGAAACTATAGCTCCAAAAGGAACTTGTTACGGTCGTACTGACTTTCCACTCAAATATCCTGTGGAAGATACGGCAAATTCTACTTTTTCTTATTTACCATCCTCATTCGATCATTTCCTTTCGAGTCCAGCGCCAAGAGCACTAAAACTATCTTCTGCCTTATTATCCAAATACAACTTTGAAACGGTAAATTATAACTCAATACCAACTGACGAACGTTTGTGGGAAATGAATTTTGGAGATTGGGATGGAAAACTTTGGGAAGAAATTCCAAGGAAAGAAACTATCCCGTGGATGAAAGACTTCGTAAATGCAAAAACACCTGGTGGGGAAGCTTTCACTGATCTTATTTTCAGGATGGATTCTTTTATCAACGATTGGAAAAGTGATGGTCCATTAAGACTAGGCTGGGAAAACACAAACAACAAATCCTTAAACTCAATGATTGTTGTTTGTCACTCAGGTCCTATCCGAGCTGCCTTATGCAAATTTAACGGAACTCCTTACGAAGAAGCCTTTAAATCTCCTGTGGACTTTGGATCAGTCCACAAACTAAAAATTTCTTAACAGAGGCCAAGTGGCGGATAAAACACATAAGACATTATCCGCCGTTACTTTTTTACCTAACAAAGGTTAAACCTTCTTTTTTTCACCCAACGGACCAAGTTTAGCAAGAATCAATTCGTTTACTAGTTTCGGATCAGCCTTACCTTTGGTTTCTTTCATCACACCACCAACGATGGCACCAAGAACTCGATCTTTTCCATTTTTCCAACCTTCCACTGATTCAGGTTGTGATTCAATTACGCGAATGACAATTTCTTCTAATGCTTTGTCATCACGAACCACTTTCAAACCCTTTGCTTCGACAATGGCTTCTGGTTGGTCTTTAGAAGTTAACATGTCTTCGAAGATAGTTTTAGCAATTTTTCCTGTAATTTCACCAGAATTGATAAGTTTTACAAGTTTACCAATTCGTGATGGATCGATAGAGAATTCTTGGATGGAAATGTTTTCCTTATTTACGATTCCAAGTATTTCATCTTTTACCCAGTTAGAAGTTTTTTTGGCATCTCCAGAAACAAGAAGTGCTTCTTCAAAGTATTCGGCTATCTCACGTTCGCTGGTTAAAACTTCGGCGTCATAATCGGGTAGTCCAAGTTCTGTTTTGTATCTTTCTTTTTTTTGCCTTGGAAGTTCTGGCAATGTTTTACGAATGTCTTCAATAAAAGAATCAGAAATTTGAATTGTTGGAAGGTCTGGTTCTGGAAAATAACGATAGTCATGACTCATCTCTTTGGAACGCATAGGAATCGTTTTGAGTAATGTGGCATCCCAAAGTTTTGTCATTTGGCGAAAAGACTCTCCACGAGAATACACATCTTTTTGCCATTCAATCTCATAGTCTATCGCTTGTTTTACGGCTTTAAAAGAGTTTAAGTTTTTAATTTCAACTCGAGTGCGAAAACCTTTTTCACCTTTAGGACGAATAGAAACGTTTGCATCACATCGAAGTGATCCTTCTTCCATATTACAATCAGATACTTGAATGTATCGTAAAATGGTTTTGAGTTCGTTCAAATAGACATAAGCTTCATCTGAAGAACGTAAGTCTGGCTCTGATACGATTTCAATCAAAGGAGTTCCAGCACGGTTATAGTCTACATAGGAACGGTTGATGGAAGGATCATGAGAGTGAATGAGTTTTCCCGCATCCTCTTCCATATGAATCCTTGTTAGGGGAATGAATTTTTCTTCTGTTTCCCCTTTTAGTTTGATATGGATTCCACCTTGGGTTGCATAAGGTTTATCAAATTGAGAAATTTGGTAGCCCTTAGGCAAATCTGGGTAAAAATAATTTTTACGATCAAATTTTGTAAATCGAGTGATTTCGCATCCGAGTGCCACACCAGCGCGCACTGCTTTCTCCAAAACAACTTCGTTTAACACCGGCAATGTGCCCGGTAGGGCGACACAAAGTGTGGAGATATGTGTGTTGGGGCTACCGCCAAATTCGTTTGTAGCGGTAGAAAAAATTTTAGATAGAGTGTTGAGCTGGACGTGAACTTCCAGACCGATGATGACTTCGTATTCCATGCGTTTGTAAACAGGATTTTCCTGGAAAATGAACCTGGCAATTCAATTTCCGAGGGAAATCAATCGAGGGGGTCAGGAGCTGATTGCATAACCAATTTATATAGGTTTTTTTGCTCTCGAGATATGCTAATTTCACCAGTTTGGTGCAATTTTTTCGTAAACTCAGAAAGTTCTCTCACACGTGATTCGAATGCGAGTCCAATTTTTTTATCCTCTAATGCAATATGAGACAAAAGCCAATTGCGAAGGTCTTGGACCAAATGGAGTCCCGCCCTTGGGTTTCCCAATTTGAATTCGTCGTTTCTTGTTTTGATAAAATCAATAAACCGTTTATGTTGGTTCATGTGGTTAACCACATCAGTATATCTAAAATACCGCATAATTTTATCTTCCACACCGAAATGATCTTTGGTGTATTCTATTGCTGCTGTTATGACTTTTTGAAAGGTGGCACTGGAACCATCACCTAACTTTAAAGAATGATCTAGCTCAACTATCATTTTTAATAACCAAATGTGTTGTAAATCGATAATTGGAATTCCAGTAGTAAGATTATAAGTTTTCCATATATTTCTTATCTCCTGAATTGTATCAATTGATTGTTCATGGAGTGAAATATGTGTTGTATCCATCTGTACAATGTTTTGATAAATCAAAAGTTGTTCTTTAGAAATTGGATATTTACCTGATTTTAAAATTTCATTACAGTAGGATTTTAAATCAAGACCACTTGCTTTAAAAAAATCAGCATAATCTGTATCATCATGTAGGATATGTTGAAACAGCCATTTTTTAAGAATCTGCAATATTCCAAGAGCTGCCATTTGGCTATTTTTCGCTTCATAATATTTTTCGGTTAATCGTTCTACAAACTTACGATGCCCTTGAATATGCTCTGAAAACTTTGGATAGTTAAAATGTTCAAGAATATCTTCTTCTAATGCAAAATGTTCTGCCACATAGTCCAAGGCTTTTCGAAATGAAGAATGAACATCTACCTCTGAACCTTCTTTTTCAGATTCAACAATGATTTCTTCTAATTCAAGGATGATATGTACCAACCACACATGTTGAAGATCGATGATCGGAATCCCAAGATGGAAAGGTTCACTTAACCATGTGATTCGTAAGGAATCTAGATGTGCGGAGTAATCCTTTTGCATAGTCCCACAAAAAAGTTAACCACTTGGATGTCACGGATTTAGAATCATTTCAGAAATTGATATTTATCAGTATTTTGGAAAATAGAAGGAAACTGGTAAAAAACTACAAGTCTAGCGGATTTAATTCAAGGATGGGAGCCACTCCTAGGTAAACCCAGGAGTGTCGAAAGGTAAAGAAAAGAAAACTAAACGAAAAATTTAGTAGTTAATTTTACCATCAGTCTCACGAAACCGGAGTAAGGTGGATACATCAATTTTGCAATCGATGCCTTAGGAGTTTGTAAAACAGATCTTTCATGGGAGAAAGTTTTAAAACCAAAAAGTCCGTGGTAACTACCATGACCAGAATGATTCACTCCACCAAATGGAAGATTTGAATTCACCAAATGTAGAATCACATCATTGATAACAGCTCCACCTGAACTTGTTCTTTTAAGAACATACCTGGATGTGCTTCGTTTTTTAGTAAAAATATACAAAGCAAGTGGTTTTGGTCTCTCGTTGATGATATGGATGGCTTCGTCCAAAGTTTTGTAAGTGATGATTGGAAGGAGAGGTCCAAAAATTTCATCTTCCATAATACGAGCGTCAAGAGTTACGTTTGTCAGGATGGTTGGAGAAATAAAATTATCAGAACTTCTTACTTCTCCACCATATGCAATTTTTGCACCTTTCTTCACCGCATCTTCCATATAAGAAGAAACTCTTCCAAAGTTTTTGGCGTTCACGATACGGCAAAAGTCTGGACTTGCAGTAAAATTTTCAGGTTTAGACTTAAAAAAACTTTCAGTGGTTTCTTTTGCATATTTTACAAACTCTTCCACTTTGGATTCGGGAATTAAGAGATAATCGGGAGCCACACATGTTTGCCCTGCGTTTAAAAATTTTCCCCACATAATTCTTTCTGCAGCCACTTTTAAGTCAGCATCTTCTGCAACGATTGAAGGAGACTTTCCACCTAACTCCAATGTTACGCTGGTAAGATTTTTTGCAGCGGCTGTCATTACAATTTTACCGACCGGAGTTGAACCAGTAAAGAATATATGGTCAAAAGGAACTTCTAGCAATGCAGTTGCAACAGATACATCACCTTCAAAAACGGCAACTTCATCTTCTGCAAATACTTCACTTAACATTGCTTTGATGACATCTGCTGTATGTGGTGTAAACTCAGAAGGTTTCATCATGATTGTGTTTCCAGCAGCAATTGCAGCAGCCAGTGGGGCAATGGCAAGGTGGAACGGATAATTCCAAGGAGCTATGATGAGACAAACTCCTTTCGGTTCATAAACGATA carries:
- a CDS encoding AMP-dependent synthetase/ligase → MRTMIDFYLNLPAKFGNKKAFATRVGAGVYQYKTYDDLLNDAKDLAFGLRSGLSEREKVAIFADNAYEWIQTSIAVTLLGAVDVPRASDVTDQDILYILNHSESKILFVENETVFKRVIRLESELEYLKEIVILYPPKEGNKELSSRKIKLSTLQEIVAKGKELRKADPSDSFFLNSTIKESDLFTMIYTSGTTGTPKGVMLTQGNILFQLKNLPIRLQKGDRTLSILPVWHIFERIFEIISLYYGACTYYSSVRTLKEDLRIVKPHFMASAPRLWESIYSGILGTLAKSTGSKQKMFQIAMFFAKRFFISRQVITGNVLDIHPVVFWKQILRFVYHLFRFFLVSVPHFFFDFLVLSKIRKATGGELRGSCSGGGALPYHVDEFFNTIGIPVLEGYGMTETAPVLAMRTFEEIIPGSVGRIFPKTNLRLVDLHTGEVFLDTEVGKFVFGRKGEIHVKGQQVMAGYYKNPDATNKVLVDGWLNTGDLGIFTANHNLRIVGRSKETIVLLGGENIEPVPIESKILESEWIDQCMVVGQDQKYLSVLVYPNTSRFEEPLSGEFWKQKEVIQKIESEIKAKVNAQTGFKSFERVVGVAILPKPFEVGDELTAKLSLKRHVITEKYKSEITKLYSNH
- a CDS encoding AraC family transcriptional regulator, giving the protein MGSGSVFCLVWSLSNLIQNRKASGFVWSFILFSTGLWLLTGAFMFTGFFQYLPSIALVHIPFVFLSSTLLYLYLEYMFLEKTIHIKIFHFVPAFLSVIFLIPFYLDSNTQQLEILDQLGKTEYGSVIVGLNFGIKISILLSVGIFLAKEWIPNVRLSVFFTKKAIYSLIFILLIWIDLLLGSIGFTFQIPFFRKLSAYLLPVLMYFYFFTRELWAPFVSDVRDNIQRNKYEKSKLVSVQLETIDQRLYELMCEKVFCDEDLSLSKLAEMADVKPGQLSEYFHKRYGFGFYQYINQYRIDEAKRLLLESEERSILSIADSVGFNSKSTFNRVFLETVGSTPSEFRKQSKLK
- the dnaE gene encoding DNA polymerase III subunit alpha, encoding MQDFAHLHLHTTYSMLDGAIRISDLMKRVKELGMSSVAITDHGNMYGAIEFYKEAVKHEVKPIIGCEFYVTPSRSAETELDEIADGGAYHIILLCKNEIGYQNIIKLASRSFTEGFYRKPRIDYDLLERHSEGLVCLTACLAGEVNRKILEGKEDKAYALAGKLHEIFRKEDFYLEIQDHGIPEQRIVAEAVMGFSKRTGIPLVLTNDSHFLTKDDREAQDILLRIGMRKNIDDEMRFGFNENFYVKSPAEMMGLFPDHTDAFYNTLAIRDKCSLNFQFGNPLLPPFEVPAGFDTDSYLEKLVWEGIKEKYHEITPVVRERTEYEMQTIRNMHFAGYFLIVQDYINFARKAGIPVGPGRGSAAGSIIAYALGITNVDPIRYNLLFERFLNPDRKDMPDIDTDFCVERREEVINYIKHRYGEDRVGQIITFGSLAAKAAIKDVARVFNVPFSEVNEMSKLFPKKLGITIQEAVDTSKDLRDIAEKSDLNKKVFYIAQKLEGNYRQVGRHAAGVVIAPTALEEIVPLSTVSEPGRDGRSIVTQYDKNMSEQVGLIKMDILGLKNLTTIHHATKLIQKRHGVLLDLDKIPLDDPATFSLLRKANVLGIFQLDSSSGIRDLFAKAQVQKFEEIAALLALYRPGPMGSGMLDDYLDRKNGKKKVVFPHESLAEVLGETYGVVVYQEQVMGISRIMGGYSVGDSDVLRKAMAKKDKSKLPALKEKFVKGAIEKKINEKLAIELFEQLEKFGEYGFNKSHSVAYAFVTYQTAYLKANYSIEYLTALLSGDHSKITDVVKYINNAKEMGIRILGPDVKESGISFEITDDKTVRFGLSSIKGVGELAAENIITNRNANGGYKQLSDFTKKLDTRLANKKVLESLAQGGAFDSFGYTRKTIFESTDMILSYANKKQAEEKEGQFSLFGGANGGGEENLNLPKDGIEWNGDELLKREKETTGLYLSGHPLDKFTEQLKTLKPTTIENLEEVRPKSKVEIAGVLSKKVVKLTKKKEEFVNFMLEDQTGEIECVAFPKTYAEFKHLFTEDNTVFIRGILERLDADESELKGQIIVNKLEELNSVTIEKKMEKTLHLTINMMEEKNRDVILKLQDVLSVHRGASSVFFHLVGNGDEKKVIRAHDHFSIDITPDLMKMLTDILGKGMVRYTVGEEVRVFG
- the cobT gene encoding nicotinate-nucleotide--dimethylbenzimidazole phosphoribosyltransferase, translated to MSPFSLPTISPVTDVLRNSIRSKIDNKTKPLGSLGDLEAIATQLAEIQNTLSPELKNPKLILFAGDHGITDEPVSLYPKDVTWQMVLNFLSGGACANVFAKHSHIEVEVVDAGVDHDWEEVSAKPIERKIRKGTSNFLKQSAMSLDEAKETILSGINLLSEDRYSSTNIFLFGEMGIGNTSAASLILSHLTGIPLKKLVGRGTGLNNSGKENKFKILSEAYERTGKLNDPLDVLSEFGGFEIGMMAGAMVGAAAQRKIFVVDGFIATAAYAIAFALNPSVKSYAIFSHLSEEEGHTVILEHWKVRPLLRLNLRLGEGSGALAAYPLIELSVKFLNEMASFADAGVSNSDSK
- a CDS encoding adenosylcobinamide-GDP ribazoletransferase, coding for MHWMITEIRLFFVCLSFLSRIPSPKWIGFQEEWLHKSIKYSPTVGVLLGFLQWSIFTIFQMFLGTGIAFIISLGFLLIITGAFHEDGFSDFCDGIGGGWKREDILRIMKDSRVGSFGAAGISLLLILKIFAGFDSLKTTGFVWHQISLERTIQQTPVLLYFLSAHSFSRFISVLTMKLLPYAKEEGYAKPMAKEITWPQTLFASLAGLSPFVFFVYLHPKFSLSLVFIVPSFYYMYSLMKRWISGFTGDCLGAVQQVVETCLWISGVFVWTSI